A window of the Flavobacterium sangjuense genome harbors these coding sequences:
- a CDS encoding MerR family transcriptional regulator, which produces MNNVKSVFSIKDLENLTGIKAHTIRIWEKRYNVLEPMRTETNIRLYDLTSLQKLLNITLLHKHGYKISNISKLPKERIPQLVNEIISDKSAKHHAINAFKMAMMNFDQTLFFNTYNDLLSEKSFRDVFYEVLIPLINDIGLLWQTDTITPAHEHFISYLIKQKVLSNTEKVQLQSPTRHDKIFVLYLPMNEVHELGLMFLNYEILSQGYKTIFLGESIPTESLKDLKKYFDNITYICYMTVEPNKSEVNDYIKKLRKEILDESSNLWVIGRATEHITSNQSDKKITIFNSIERLVNFL; this is translated from the coding sequence ATGAACAATGTTAAGAGTGTCTTTAGTATAAAAGACTTAGAAAATCTCACCGGTATTAAAGCCCATACGATACGAATTTGGGAGAAACGATACAATGTTTTGGAACCTATGCGTACCGAAACCAATATTCGTTTGTATGACTTGACCAGTCTTCAGAAACTATTAAATATAACCTTACTTCATAAACATGGTTATAAAATTTCGAACATTTCAAAACTCCCTAAAGAAAGAATTCCACAACTCGTCAATGAAATCATCTCCGATAAAAGTGCCAAGCACCATGCTATAAATGCATTTAAAATGGCAATGATGAATTTTGATCAGACATTGTTTTTTAATACTTATAACGACTTACTTTCGGAGAAATCATTCAGGGATGTTTTTTACGAAGTTCTAATACCGTTAATCAATGATATCGGATTGTTATGGCAAACCGATACCATAACCCCGGCTCACGAGCATTTTATCTCCTATTTGATCAAGCAAAAGGTACTGTCCAATACGGAAAAAGTTCAGCTTCAATCACCAACAAGACACGATAAAATATTTGTGCTTTATTTACCTATGAATGAAGTACACGAGTTAGGTCTGATGTTTTTAAACTATGAGATATTGAGTCAAGGATACAAAACCATTTTTCTTGGCGAAAGTATTCCCACAGAAAGCTTAAAAGATTTAAAAAAATACTTTGATAACATCACTTACATCTGTTATATGACAGTTGAACCTAATAAATCAGAAGTAAATGACTACATTAAAAAGTTGAGAAAAGAAATTTTGGATGAATCATCCAACCTATGGGTAATTGGTAGAGCCACTGAACATATAACATCCAACCAATCTGACAAAAAAATCACTATCTTTAATTCGATTGAAAGGTTAGTCAATTTTTTATAA
- a CDS encoding phytoene desaturase family protein — translation MKKEIKIIGSGFSSLAASCYLAQQGHSVTIYEKNTTIGGRARQLKKDGFTFDIGPTWYWMPDVFERFFADFSKKPSDYYELIKLSPAYQVYFGVKEFVTIADNLPEIISTFDSIEKGSGEKLAAFMKEAQSNYDIAIKDLVYRPGISPLELVTLETAKKVNQFFGNISKDIRRKFNNPKLIQILEFPVLFLGAKPSDTPSFYSFMNFADFGLGTWHPKNGMYSVILAMEKLAKELGVTIHTNSNIEKINVDNGKANAIIVNGEIVNGDIILSGADYHHSESLLDKKYRAYSENYWENRTFAPSSLLFYVGFDKKIENVEHHTLFFDVDFDVHARDIYDTPKWPEEPLFYASFPSKTDTNAAPSGKEAGIFLIPLAPGLQDVPELREEYFEKIISRFEKLTQQTVKDSIIFKESFCVNDFIKEYNSYKGNAYGLANTLMQTAFLRPKLKSKKVKNLFFTGQLTVPGPGVPPALISGKLVAELIQKNL, via the coding sequence ATGAAAAAAGAAATCAAAATAATCGGCTCCGGATTTTCGTCTCTTGCTGCTTCCTGTTATTTGGCGCAACAAGGGCATAGCGTTACCATTTACGAAAAAAACACAACCATTGGTGGCAGAGCTCGTCAGTTAAAAAAAGACGGATTTACTTTTGATATTGGCCCAACTTGGTATTGGATGCCCGATGTTTTTGAACGTTTCTTTGCTGATTTTAGCAAAAAACCTTCCGATTATTATGAACTGATAAAGCTCTCACCTGCTTATCAGGTTTATTTTGGAGTAAAAGAATTTGTAACAATCGCAGACAACCTTCCTGAAATCATTTCCACTTTTGATTCTATAGAAAAAGGAAGCGGTGAAAAGCTGGCGGCTTTCATGAAGGAAGCCCAAAGCAATTATGATATTGCCATTAAAGATTTGGTTTATCGTCCGGGAATTTCTCCTTTAGAGCTGGTTACTTTGGAAACAGCCAAAAAAGTAAATCAGTTTTTCGGAAACATTTCAAAAGACATCCGAAGAAAATTTAATAATCCGAAACTAATCCAAATCCTTGAATTTCCCGTACTTTTTCTTGGAGCAAAACCATCTGACACTCCGTCATTTTATAGCTTTATGAATTTTGCAGATTTTGGTTTGGGAACCTGGCATCCAAAAAATGGCATGTACAGCGTGATTTTGGCAATGGAAAAGTTGGCCAAAGAACTCGGCGTGACTATACATACCAACTCCAATATCGAAAAAATAAATGTTGATAACGGTAAAGCCAATGCTATAATAGTAAATGGTGAAATTGTGAATGGAGACATAATTTTAAGCGGTGCCGATTATCATCACAGCGAAAGTTTGTTGGATAAAAAATATCGTGCTTATTCCGAAAATTATTGGGAAAACAGAACATTTGCGCCATCTTCGCTCCTATTCTATGTTGGTTTTGACAAAAAAATAGAAAATGTAGAACATCATACCTTGTTTTTTGATGTAGATTTTGATGTTCACGCACGTGATATTTACGACACTCCAAAATGGCCGGAGGAGCCATTATTTTACGCTAGTTTTCCATCAAAAACAGATACCAACGCAGCGCCTTCAGGAAAAGAAGCCGGTATATTTTTAATTCCTTTAGCGCCCGGATTACAAGATGTTCCTGAGCTGAGAGAAGAATATTTTGAAAAAATTATTAGCCGATTTGAAAAACTGACACAACAAACCGTAAAAGACAGTATTATTTTCAAAGAATCGTTTTGTGTAAACGATTTTATAAAAGAGTACAATTCGTATAAAGGGAATGCATACGGCTTAGCCAATACCTTAATGCAAACCGCTTTTTTAAGACCCAAATTGAAAAGTAAGAAAGTAAAGAATCTATTTTTTACCGGACAATTAACGGTTCCCGGACCAGGCGTTCCTCCAGCTTTGATCTCCGGAAAACTAGTAGCAGAACTGATTCAAAAAAATCTTTAA
- a CDS encoding phytoene/squalene synthase family protein, whose protein sequence is MKSLFDKISFDCSKNVTNSYSTSFSAAVKMLAPSIRQDIYNVYGFVRFADEIVDTFHDYNKELLFEMFEKDLESALQNKISLNPVLNSFQHTVHKYAIPRSMITAFMNSMKLDLYKKEYTTINEFNDYIYGSADVVGLMCLKVFVNGDEKKFGELEYAAMRLGSAFQKVNFLRDLKTDYEDLNRTYFPNTDLSRLDECSKDAIIKEIEADFEAGFQGILKLPLEAKFGVYTAYIYYKKLLSKLKKTPSLEIKNTRIRVPDYQKFGLLAKCYVNYRLNLL, encoded by the coding sequence ATGAAATCTCTTTTTGATAAAATATCATTCGATTGCAGTAAGAACGTAACCAATTCCTATAGCACATCGTTTTCTGCCGCAGTAAAAATGTTGGCGCCAAGCATTCGTCAGGACATTTATAATGTATACGGATTTGTGCGCTTTGCTGATGAAATTGTGGACACATTTCATGATTATAACAAAGAACTCCTTTTCGAAATGTTTGAAAAAGATTTGGAAAGTGCGCTGCAAAACAAAATAAGTTTGAATCCGGTGCTGAATTCATTTCAGCATACTGTCCATAAATATGCAATTCCACGAAGTATGATTACCGCTTTTATGAACAGTATGAAATTGGATTTATATAAAAAAGAATACACAACAATCAATGAATTTAATGATTATATTTATGGTTCGGCTGATGTTGTTGGATTAATGTGCCTGAAGGTTTTTGTAAATGGTGATGAAAAGAAGTTTGGCGAACTGGAATACGCTGCAATGCGTTTGGGTTCGGCTTTTCAGAAGGTTAATTTCTTAAGAGATTTGAAAACCGATTATGAAGATTTAAACCGGACTTATTTTCCAAATACCGATTTATCCCGCTTGGACGAATGCTCAAAAGATGCCATCATCAAAGAAATTGAAGCCGATTTTGAAGCAGGATTTCAAGGGATTTTAAAACTGCCTTTGGAAGCAAAATTCGGAGTTTACACTGCTTATATCTATTACAAAAAGTTATTGTCGAAGTTAAAAAAAACGCCATCTTTGGAAATCAAAAACACCCGAATCCGCGTTCCAGATTATCAAAAATTTGGGCTTTTGGCAAAGTGTTATGTTAATTATCGTTTGAATTTATTATAG
- a CDS encoding sterol desaturase family protein produces the protein MLVDILVFVLTFCIMEFMAWFSHKYVMHGFLWELHADHHKKDHDSWFERNDAFFIFYAVVSIGFFLLWHYDILEIGLAIGLGIFAYGLAYFTVHDIFIHQRFKLFRNADNRYARAVRRAHKMHHKHLGKEDGECFGMLIVPFKYFKK, from the coding sequence ATGTTAGTAGATATTCTGGTTTTCGTCCTTACGTTCTGCATCATGGAATTCATGGCATGGTTTAGTCATAAGTATGTCATGCATGGTTTTCTTTGGGAATTGCACGCTGATCATCACAAAAAAGACCATGATTCCTGGTTTGAAAGAAATGATGCGTTTTTTATTTTTTATGCTGTAGTGAGCATTGGTTTCTTTTTGCTTTGGCATTATGATATACTCGAAATTGGTTTAGCAATTGGACTTGGAATCTTTGCCTATGGTTTGGCATATTTTACCGTTCATGATATTTTTATCCATCAGCGATTTAAATTGTTTAGAAATGCTGACAATCGTTATGCTAGAGCGGTCAGAAGAGCGCACAAAATGCATCACAAACACCTTGGCAAAGAAGATGGCGAATGTTTCGGAATGTTGATTGTTCCGTTTAAATATTTTAAAAAATAG